One region of Methanomassiliicoccales archaeon genomic DNA includes:
- a CDS encoding helix-turn-helix domain-containing protein, whose protein sequence is MMEAVISLNMPDKWIKEAVTHYPSIIKIIGSKPAQGDTVRDLVEIEVEKEEDLPGIIESIKSNPNIFNVDITPIEKGKVLVIFSTTDCVVCRLLAYSDSFLISSTSTKDGRLRWTLLVTEKESLRKLMKNLEIAGAEPKLIKVTEVSDKSALTARQEQITRIAFEKGYFDFPRKVSLKELARNLGVSTSTLSEILRKGQKHILSKYFMGQT, encoded by the coding sequence ATGATGGAAGCAGTAATTTCTCTGAATATGCCTGATAAATGGATAAAAGAGGCGGTCACTCATTATCCATCTATCATCAAGATCATAGGATCAAAGCCTGCTCAGGGAGATACAGTAAGAGATCTTGTAGAAATCGAAGTTGAAAAAGAAGAAGATCTTCCTGGAATAATCGAATCTATTAAGTCGAATCCCAACATTTTCAATGTTGATATCACACCAATTGAAAAAGGAAAAGTCTTGGTAATTTTTTCAACGACGGATTGTGTGGTCTGCAGATTGCTTGCATATTCTGACTCCTTTCTCATCTCATCAACTTCCACAAAAGATGGACGGCTTAGATGGACGCTATTAGTTACTGAAAAGGAATCACTGCGGAAGCTTATGAAAAATCTTGAAATTGCTGGAGCAGAGCCAAAGCTCATAAAGGTCACAGAGGTAAGTGACAAGAGTGCTCTGACTGCTAGACAGGAACAAATAACGAGGATAGCTTTTGAAAAAGGGTATTTTGACTTTCCTAGAAAGGTTAGTCTGAAGGAACTAGCACGAAACCTTGGCGTATCGACCTCAACGCTTTCAGAGATCTTGCGTAAAGGCCAGAAACACATATTATCGAAATATTTCATGGGACAAACTTGA
- a CDS encoding class I SAM-dependent methyltransferase family protein, protein MFLAKVEKVKGESIRRVLFACNAVRKDLAIIEKGNYLLIPLKEDVNVSVLKDLDLNLIEGESFPRTYYKMPFERIVDIINIPNEIKSLLPRKWEKFGDVVILKFPSELDDYESEIARAYAKVLRAKTVCREAGIITGPYREPCVKIIYGNETETVHTENGVKYKFDVSKIMFSSGNINERKRMGELQCKGETIVDMFAGIGYFALPIAVHAKPRKIIACEINPTAYHYLIENVRLNRVESIINTYLGDNRDFPGDQIADRIIMGYIGTTRNFLPKAISLIKPGGIIHYHDVSPINHYPHEPLRVLDESFRGHRYELLGMRVVKSYGPSTIHFVADLRVAH, encoded by the coding sequence ATGTTCCTGGCAAAGGTCGAAAAAGTTAAGGGAGAATCAATAAGACGCGTGCTCTTTGCGTGCAATGCGGTTAGAAAAGATTTAGCCATCATTGAAAAAGGCAATTATTTGCTCATTCCACTAAAGGAAGATGTCAATGTGAGCGTCCTGAAAGATCTCGATTTGAACCTCATTGAGGGAGAGAGCTTCCCGCGGACGTATTATAAAATGCCCTTTGAGCGCATAGTCGATATCATAAATATTCCGAATGAAATAAAATCGTTGCTTCCCAGAAAGTGGGAGAAATTCGGCGATGTGGTTATCTTGAAATTTCCTTCAGAGCTTGACGACTATGAAAGCGAAATTGCCAGAGCGTATGCGAAGGTACTTCGTGCAAAGACTGTTTGCAGGGAAGCTGGAATCATAACGGGTCCTTATCGAGAACCTTGTGTCAAGATAATATACGGTAATGAAACGGAAACAGTTCATACCGAAAACGGTGTAAAGTATAAATTCGACGTATCAAAGATCATGTTTTCTTCTGGTAATATAAATGAGCGGAAGCGCATGGGAGAGCTCCAATGCAAGGGCGAGACTATCGTCGATATGTTTGCGGGGATTGGGTATTTTGCATTGCCTATTGCAGTTCATGCTAAGCCGAGAAAGATTATTGCTTGCGAAATAAATCCAACAGCCTACCATTACCTAATAGAAAATGTACGGCTCAACCGCGTCGAGTCCATCATCAATACGTATCTCGGAGACAACCGCGATTTTCCTGGCGATCAGATAGCAGATAGAATCATTATGGGTTATATAGGCACTACAAGGAATTTCCTTCCCAAAGCGATAAGTCTTATAAAGCCTGGTGGAATCATACACTATCACGATGTCTCTCCGATTAATCATTATCCTCATGAACCACTGAGAGTCCTTGATGAATCTTTCCGGGGACATCGATATGAACTTCTTGGCATGAGAGTGGTGAAGTCTTACGGCCCGTCAACAATTCATTTTGTTGCAGATCTGAGAGTGGCTCACTGA
- a CDS encoding DUF166 family protein has protein sequence MVIKRLQLATKLDGENIVRGLGILAKEHGLELDYLPVTVAYANIESSHKKIYQNIRIVLAQGIVAIRGPRNSGEIISDEVYDTIDIDIPESLIETFSALVEDLGEKIAWYRHREPQLPAEPLCKEEESYTAPPPKNYADGFRILIVLQGEYGERIAKNLQKKAPPYWNIQIVRLKKDLPLIIDDAKEYLPESLPEVDLVLFLSETVSAPQLIPEVVRRSKTRGIIAPIDNSEWMSFGQVSQISRILSEWGVEFAFPRPFCSLESSNKPTIDEFSRWFGKPIIEIETHDNKTVNSIRIIRGVPCGNTEYVAENVKGVRLDELIEKAALTHHHYPCLASMKVEPDLGDTLMHASGFITKDVFDKEVRKFLKKKITYLDPSQFH, from the coding sequence ATGGTCATTAAGAGATTACAACTGGCTACAAAGCTCGATGGCGAGAACATAGTTAGAGGTCTTGGGATCCTTGCAAAGGAACACGGCCTTGAGCTTGATTATCTCCCTGTGACGGTTGCGTACGCTAACATCGAGTCGTCTCACAAGAAAATCTACCAGAACATTCGTATTGTTCTAGCTCAAGGAATTGTGGCAATTCGCGGACCACGCAACTCAGGAGAAATTATTTCTGATGAGGTTTACGACACCATAGATATTGACATTCCAGAATCACTCATAGAGACTTTTTCTGCACTCGTCGAAGATCTCGGCGAAAAAATCGCATGGTATAGACACAGGGAGCCCCAGTTACCAGCAGAACCCCTATGCAAAGAGGAAGAAAGTTATACTGCCCCACCTCCTAAAAACTATGCAGATGGATTTAGAATTCTAATAGTATTACAAGGTGAATATGGAGAAAGGATTGCAAAGAATTTGCAGAAAAAGGCTCCCCCCTACTGGAATATACAGATTGTGCGGCTGAAAAAGGATTTGCCATTGATCATTGATGATGCAAAAGAATACCTTCCTGAAAGTCTGCCAGAGGTAGATCTTGTTCTGTTCCTATCTGAGACAGTAAGTGCTCCGCAACTCATACCAGAAGTTGTTCGTCGCTCAAAAACCCGAGGAATCATTGCCCCCATTGATAACAGTGAATGGATGTCATTTGGACAAGTGAGCCAGATTAGCAGGATTCTCAGCGAGTGGGGGGTCGAATTCGCATTTCCTCGTCCCTTTTGCTCGCTCGAAAGTAGCAATAAGCCAACGATTGATGAATTTTCTCGATGGTTCGGTAAGCCAATAATAGAGATTGAGACACATGATAACAAGACTGTGAACAGTATTAGAATTATCAGAGGGGTACCTTGCGGCAATACAGAATATGTCGCCGAAAACGTCAAGGGAGTGAGACTTGATGAACTTATAGAAAAAGCAGCACTAACGCACCATCATTACCCTTGTTTAGCCTCGATGAAAGTTGAGCCTGATCTCGGCGATACCCTCATGCATGCCTCAGGATTTATTACTAAGGATGTCTTTGACAAAGAAGTAAGAAAATTCCTTAAGAAAAAAATCACCTATCTTGACCCCTCACAGTTCCATTGA
- a CDS encoding DUF835 domain-containing protein: MSEEKACARSYLKGYEEGLNEAWKDLASLTSRGHSVPEIQLLVRSYHKLINEKIVKKRNKIESELGLLDEAAAKDETEIQIPTVEAGSVQILKGKEFGKAFVYFRSFISRGYEGICITRSHPNTIRKKYNLDVPMVWLTKEEIPSSNGEESQGRTYVSPTDLPRLLTILKNFISSKISEAHKTNKIILLEGVEYLITQNDFKNVLKFLQNLKDQITLSSSILLLPLDPGTFEQKDLNLLELEMSK; the protein is encoded by the coding sequence GTGTCTGAAGAAAAGGCGTGCGCAAGAAGTTATCTCAAAGGTTATGAGGAAGGATTAAATGAAGCTTGGAAAGATTTAGCCTCCCTGACATCTAGGGGGCACAGTGTACCTGAAATCCAGTTACTAGTCAGATCATATCACAAGTTGATCAATGAGAAGATCGTCAAGAAAAGAAATAAGATCGAATCTGAGCTTGGTTTGCTCGATGAAGCGGCAGCCAAGGATGAAACAGAAATTCAAATTCCTACCGTTGAAGCTGGATCAGTGCAGATTCTTAAAGGAAAGGAATTTGGAAAGGCATTCGTCTATTTCAGATCCTTCATTTCGAGGGGATATGAGGGCATATGCATCACGCGATCTCATCCCAACACGATTCGCAAGAAGTACAATCTTGACGTACCGATGGTGTGGCTTACCAAGGAAGAAATACCCTCTTCAAATGGGGAAGAAAGCCAAGGACGGACATATGTTTCTCCAACAGATCTCCCAAGACTGCTTACTATTTTGAAAAACTTTATCTCATCAAAGATATCTGAGGCGCATAAAACGAACAAAATAATCTTGCTCGAGGGCGTTGAATATCTCATCACTCAAAATGACTTCAAAAATGTTCTGAAATTTCTTCAAAATTTGAAGGATCAAATAACACTTTCGAGCTCTATACTATTGCTTCCCTTGGATCCCGGAACATTCGAGCAAAAAGATCTCAATCTACTCGAACTTGAGATGAGTAAGTAA
- a CDS encoding ferredoxin family protein, which translates to MPPKVDEDLCTGCGRCEEVCPSGVFKIVGSISKVENPDECTECGSCVDECPVEAIKLE; encoded by the coding sequence ATGCCACCAAAAGTTGATGAAGATCTGTGTACTGGCTGTGGAAGATGCGAGGAAGTTTGCCCATCAGGTGTTTTCAAAATCGTGGGCAGTATATCAAAAGTTGAAAATCCGGATGAATGCACTGAATGCGGCTCATGTGTTGATGAATGTCCAGTTGAGGCGATAAAACTTGAATAA
- the albA gene encoding DNA-binding protein Alba has translation MADENTVYIGKKPTMNYVLAVVTQFNSGSTDVIIKARGRAISRAVDVAEIVRNRFIHDAVVKDIKIQTETIPAEGGGSANVSSIEIYMSK, from the coding sequence TTGGCAGACGAGAATACGGTATACATTGGAAAAAAACCCACAATGAACTATGTACTGGCTGTTGTGACGCAATTCAACAGCGGCTCGACCGACGTCATTATTAAGGCAAGGGGAAGGGCAATCAGCCGTGCGGTCGATGTCGCTGAGATCGTCAGGAACAGATTCATACATGATGCTGTGGTTAAGGATATTAAAATACAGACCGAGACCATTCCTGCGGAAGGTGGCGGTAGCGCCAATGTTTCATCCATCGAGATCTACATGAGCAAGTAG